From Heterodontus francisci isolate sHetFra1 chromosome 9, sHetFra1.hap1, whole genome shotgun sequence, the proteins below share one genomic window:
- the LOC137373306 gene encoding dispanin subfamily A member 2b-like has product MNPCTYPYQGQKEDSQLVLATIINLTPNVFPVWDHSLRSLFNIFYMNFCSLGFVVLVFSVKSRDQKVVGDVEGARHYVSTARALNIATTVLSILVLVIFIVLLFAGMFQALQIIKEQQQYHDLYGGGK; this is encoded by the coding sequence ATGAATCCCTGCACCTACCCGTACCAGGGGCAGAAGGAGGACAGCCAGTTGGTCCTGGCCACCATCATTAACTTGACCCCAAATGTTTTTCCGGTCTGGGACCACTCGCTCAGGTCTCTCTTCAACATCTTCTACATGAACTTCTGCAGCCTCGGATTCGTGGTGCTGGTTTTCTCGGTCAAATCTAGAGATCAGAAAGTCGTGGGAGATGTAGAAGGAGCTCGGCACTATGTGTCTACGGCCCGAGCACTCAACATTGCAACCACAGTGCTAAGCATCCTTGTCCTCGTAATCTTCATTGTGTTGTTGTTCGCTGGCATGTTTCAGGCATTGCAAATTATAAAAGAACAACAACAATACCATGATCTCTATGGAGGTGGGAAGTGA